In Populus nigra chromosome 10, ddPopNigr1.1, whole genome shotgun sequence, the following proteins share a genomic window:
- the LOC133704812 gene encoding cationic amino acid transporter 6, chloroplastic-like, with amino-acid sequence MESHGSSFSGLDSYFRALAQTPARLARRACSVSTSHEEMSQVKARSGSVMQRTLRWYDLVGFGIGGMVGAGVFVITGHASRLRAGPSVVISYAIAGLCALLSSFCYTEFAVDMPVAGGAFSYLRVTFGEFAAFLTGANLIMDYVMSNAAVARGFTAYLGSAIGISTSKWRLVIHGLPDGFNEIDTFAVLVVLAITLIICYSTRESSLVNMLLTILHILFIGFVILMGFWKGDWKNFTQPANPNNPSGFFPFGAPGVFNGAAMVYLSYIGYDAVSTLAEEVHNPVKDIPIGVSGSVIIVTILYCLMAASMSMLLPYDMIDADAPFSAAFRGESDGWHWVSNVIGMGASFGILTSLLVAMLGQARYLCVIGRSNVVPAWFARVHPKTSTPVNASAFLGIFTAAIALFTDLNVLLNLVSIGTLFVFYMVANALVYRRYVAIGATNPWPTLSFLCSFSFTSILFTLIWHFMPNGKGKAFMLGACAVIVIAIIQLFHCIVPQARKPEFWGVPLMPWIPCASIFLNIFLLGSLDGPSYVRFVFFSALAVLVYVLYSVHASFDAEGGGSIGQKNGEIARESDESEDHNSFKV; translated from the exons ATGGAGAGCCATGGCTCCTCTTTCTCTGGCTTGGACTCTTACTTTCGAGCCCTGGCACAGACCCCAGCCCGTCTAGCCAGGCGAGCTTGTTCAGTCTCAACATCGCATGAAGAAATGAGCCAGGTCAAAGCAAGGTCTGGTTCTGTCATGCAAAGAACTCTTCGTTGGTACGACCTTGTTGGGTTTGGCATCGGTGGTATGGTTGGTGCTGGTGTTTTCGTCATCACTGGTCATGCCAGCCGTCTCCGCGCTGGCCCTTCAGTTGTTATCTCCTATGCCATTGCTGGTCTCTGTGCTCTGCTATCTTCCTTCTGTTACACCGAGTTTGCCGTTGACATGCCCGTCGCCGGCGGGGCTTTCAGTTATCTCCGTGTCACTTTTG GTGAATTTGCTGCGTTCTTAACCGGTGCAAATCTTATAATGGATTATGTCATGTCAAACGCTGCTGTTGCTAGGGGCTTCACTGCTTATCTAGGCTCAGCAATCGGCATCTCTACATCAAAATGGAGACTTGTCATCCATGGACTCCCTGATGGCTTCAATGAAATTGACACTTTCGCAGTTCTTGTTGTCTTAGCCATTACTCTCATCATCTGCTACAG CACAAGAGAGAGTTCATTGGTGAACATGTTGTTAACAATTCTACACATTTTGTTCATTGGATTTGTGATACTAATGGGATTTTGGAAAGGAGATTGGAAAAACTTCACACAGCCTGCAAACCCAAACAACCCATCTGGGTTTTTCCCATTTGGAGCTCCTGGTGTGTTCAATGGAGCCGCCATGGTGTATTTGAGTTATATTGGATATGATGCTGTTTCTACTCTAGCTGAAGAAGTCCATAACCCTGTTAAGGATATCCCCATCGGAGTTTCAGGCTCTGTTATAATTGTCACCATTCTTTATTGCCTCATGGCTGCTTCAATGTCCATGCTCCTCCCTTATGATATG ATAGATGCGGACGCACCATTCTCAGCAGCATTCAGAGGGGAATCGGATGGCTGGCACTGGGTTTCTAATGTGATAGGGATGGGGGCCAGCTTTGGGATTCTTACATCATTATTAGTTGCAATGCTGGGACAAGCTAGATACTTGTGTGTGATCGGACGGTCCAATGTTGTCCCTGCTTGGTTTGCTAGGGTCCACCCAAAGACATCAACGCCTGTTAATGCTTCCGCATTTCTTG GAATCTTCACTGCAGCAATTGCGCTGTTCACTGATTTAAATGTCCTCCTCAACCTTGTATCAATAGGCACGCTATTTGTCTTCTACATGGTGGCCAATGCTTTGGTTTACAGACGTTACGTCGCGATAGGGGCGACTAATCCATGGCCTACATTATCCTTCCTGTGTTCATTTTCCTTCACCTCTATTCTATTTACTCTCATATGGCATTTCATGCCTAATGGCAAGGGAAAAGCCTTTATGCTCGGTGCTTGCGCGGTGATAGTGATTGCAATAATACAGCTCTTTCATTGCATTGTGCCACAGGCAAGAAAGCCTGAATTTTGGGGTGTTCCATTGATGCCATGGATACCATGTGCATCTATCTTCTTGAACATATTCCTGTTGGGGTCTCTTGATGGTCCATCCTATGTGCGGTTCGTCTTCTTTTCTGCTCTCGCTGTGCTTGTATATGTTCTGTACAGTGTCCACGCTAGCTTTGATGCTGAAGGGGGAGGCTCTATCGGTCAAAAGAATGGCGAGATTGCGAGGGAATCAGACGAGAGCGAGGACCATAATTCTTTCAAAGTGTAA